The nucleotide sequence TAGCTGTAATTgtagctgtcattcattgtctatTCGCTCTCTGCCAACAGCTGTATTTATTTATGAACACAACATGTGACAGATCTGTTGTTTACCCTATTGTGTCTTCGATTTAACTGATCATGTTACCTGAGTTTGGCCAGTAGAGGTTGCTGGTGATCTGCTTACAGTGACATGTTgactttcgtgtgtgtgtgtgtgtgttttgtgttcagAGTGCAGCTAATGGGACAGGAGATCAAGGGGAACTCGTCACACAGATCAAGATCCTGGAGCTAGAGAACCACAGTCTGCACCAAGGTGTGTGTGGCATCTGTGTATCTTACTCAAAGGTGCGCGTGTGCTTCCTTCCATGTGATCTTACTGACTCTCTTTcccgtgtgtgtctctgtcagtgGTGGAGGACCTGCGGTCAGCTCTGTCTAAGTTGGAGTGTCGGGTATCGGTCCTGGAGAAATTCCCATCGCCAGCCCCAGTCCCTGCAGCCCCCTGTACAAATGTAAGTCCCTCTCACGCtggtcctgtgtggctgagtTAGGAAGAGCATGGCGCTAGCAAAAacaaggttgtgggttcatttTCCGCAAGGATCACATACATGTAATCAATCACACATTTTTGTGTAAATTGCTTTGGATAGAAGCATATGCTTAGTGGCCATTGTCTTCCGACAGATGGCATCATTTTAAGGAGACGAGTAGCTATGGACTATTATTAGTGCAGACTGAGTCGTTGTACTTTCTGGCAGGACACAATGTTAACTGGCATATATTTTTCTCATATTATTGGTCTGCTCCTCACCTCCTCAGGCCACATCTGTCCAGCAGAAGACGACCAGTGCTCcagttgaggaggaggaggatgatgatgatgatatggaCCTGTTTGGCAGTGATGACGAGGAGGATGCGGAGGCAGAGCAAATCAAAGAGCAGAGGCTGAAAGAGTACGCAGAGAAGAAGGCCAAGAAACCCATCCTCATCGCAAAGTCTTCTATCCTATTAGATGTCAAGCCTGTACGTCACAGTCCCCACCCACTCTTCCTAACGCGCTCTCCATCAGTAGACagtattttataaatatttatgaTGGTATATTTGTTCCAGTGTGTTTTCATGACATTCAAATCTTTCTTCATGTCTTCCGGTTATGTTATTTCCCTTTCTCTccaccttcccctctctctgctctcccttttGCTCTCTCAGTGGGATGATGAAACAGACATGGCTAAGCTGGAGGAGTGTGTGAGGTCTGTTGTTGCTGACGGTCTGCTGTGGGGTCAGTCTAAGCTGGTTCCAGTGGGTTATGGTATCAGGAAGCTACAGATCCAGTGTGTTGTTGAGGACAACAAGGTGGGGACAGACCTGCTAGAGGAGGAGATCACCAAGTTTGAGGACTACGTGAGTGCAGGCATgattctcagacacacacacacacacacacacctctctttgacaatatactatactgtatgacCTTGTATGGTTATCTTAACCAAATGAGAGACGGTTGGAAACTGTTGTGTAGTTTATCTTGATGAATGTTCTCTATTCTTTTGTTCTACAGGTCCAGAGTGTCGACGTAGCAGCTTTCAACAAGATTTGATTCAACCCTCTTCCTCGTCATTGGGCccgtcccacatggcaccctattctctatattgtGCATAACTATTGATGAgaactctataggccctggtcaaaagtagtgcactatatagggaatagtgtcatTTGGGACTTGGCCATGTTCCCTGTCCATTCATCGCTGCTGTTTGTGTCACATGGTTAATAATAAAGAGCTTTTGGTGCACTTGaactcctctcttttctctctctctgggtattCACACATGTAAGGGTTAGGAACCACTGTAAATGACCATTTATTGTAAAATTCATGGACAAAGTTTGGTTTGTCATGTGTTAATAAAAGGGTCAAATCCATCCCTAGATGAGGTAGCAGCATTCTCCTACAAGATACATTggagtgtacaaagcattaggaacacttgctctgt is from Salvelinus alpinus chromosome 16, SLU_Salpinus.1, whole genome shotgun sequence and encodes:
- the LOC139541418 gene encoding elongation factor 1-delta-like isoform X2; amino-acid sequence: MSAALHYLAQEKIWFDKPHYDEAERYFYERMNGTLHPAQELVGANSILQDIARARENIQKSLAGSAANGTGDQGELVTQIKILELENHSLHQVVEDLRSALSKLECRVSVLEKFPSPAPVPAAPCTNATSVQQKTTSAPVEEEEDDDDDMDLFGSDDEEDAEAEQIKEQRLKEYAEKKAKKPILIAKSSILLDVKPWDDETDMAKLEECVRSVVADGLLWGQSKLVPVGYGIRKLQIQCVVEDNKVGTDLLEEEITKFEDYVQSVDVAAFNKI